A genomic window from Silene latifolia isolate original U9 population chromosome 11, ASM4854445v1, whole genome shotgun sequence includes:
- the LOC141612265 gene encoding uncharacterized protein LOC141612265 isoform X2, which translates to MIEGEHCVPQDVLENAKRYELQKLEENKTMFVELSALETLLNDVYEKNRPCFQDYDDRSNLVCVFNQIAQEIYGDDDNYPVVKEFGSFVMDLFNASCDLDLSINFSDNKDNADRLVQINTLKKFSKKFQKLQRKRIVSNVQLILSARVPVLKVTDCGTRVECDLSVGNLDGIVKSQIIRMISIVDERFRKLCILIKVWAKANDINSAKDGTINSFSLIQLVAFHLQTREIPILPPFSAILKDGLDPTTVNQNIQEFLNFGERNKESLAELFVSMLIKLESVNPLWRDGLCVSTYEGSWILNKLGCISIEDFGNRSQNTCRALKRKNQGKIYSCICNSIKQIRLFMEQKIDASELENRLFSAKPKEITKVVSNPRKGKRKRWIERALERVLAKSKETSGNPEKKCHVDIKVSAPQNVSQVGTSKATSTSYGGINKSQEILIGVCNQLSEETSGNPKKIRLEDMKVPAPPNVSQFKTSKATSTSYKGIAKSQENLIGVSNHVSEETSRNPNKKGPINVKFPVPPNVSQVGASKTTSTSYGRIDKSQETLIGVCNQRSVAANSFQGSCARPDIPPIQGHGGQSFMPQRPLSAPCFLPGHPSSTRSEYIHHVSPRFPSGRGYVECRPEVTHVDQFRGASYIQHPVSNSSALRPSSLTSPHQPYFPSAPWGNRTGLGSSHTPDPSFFSTQSSNTPAYRGISGLQPYGPHGNRLPLVQSSDTPGYRENSGYQPYGPRGNGFPLPQSSNAPDYRADSGYQPYGPHGNGFPLPQSSNTPDYRAISGYQPYGPPGNGFPLPQSSNAPDYRANSSYQPYGPHGNGFPLRQSSNAPDYRAISGYQPYGPPGNGFPLPHSSNTPDYRGFSGYQPCGSHGNRPP; encoded by the exons ATGTCTTGGAGAATGCGAAGCGATATGAGCTTCAAAAACTTGAGGAGAACAAGACTATGTTTGTCGAGTTATCTGCTCTTGAGACTCTACTAAATGATGTTTATGAAAAAAACCGCCCCTGCTTTCAAGACTATGACGATAGAAGTAATCTTGTTTGTGTTTTTAATCAAATAGCACAAGAAATATATG GTGACGATGATAACTATCCAGTGGTGAAGGAATTTGGTTCGTTTGTAATGGACTTGTTCAATGCTAGTTGTGATCTAGATTTGTCAATTAATTTCAGTGACAACAAGGATAACGCTGATCGTTTGGTTCAAATCAATACGCTCAAGAAGTTTTCAAAAAAGTTCCAAAAACTTCAAA GGAAAAGGATTGTTTCCAATGTTCAGTTGATATTGTCAGCCAGGGTGCCTGTATTGAAAGTAACTGACTGTGGGACTAGAGTCGAATGTGATCTGTCTGTTGGCAACTTGGATGGTATAGTGAAATCTCAGATTATACGAATGATTTCGATAGTCGATGAAAGGTTCCGAAAGCTCTGTATTTTG ATTAAAGTTTGGGCAAAGGCAAATGATATCAACAGTGCCAAAGATGGGACCATCAATTCATTCTCTCTTATACAATTGGTGGCATTCCATTTGCAG ACTCGAGAAATCCCTATATTGCCTCCGTTTTCCGCCATATTAAAAG ATGGTTTGGACCCTACGACTGTCAACCAAAATATTCAGGAGTTTTTGAATTTTGGGGAAAGAAATAAAGAATCTCTCGCTGAGCTCTTTGTGTCTATGTTGATCAAG CTGGAGTCAGTGAACCCACTTTGGCGAGATGGGCTTTGTGTTAGCACTTATGAGGGATCATGGATATTGAACAAACTTGGTTGCATTAGT ATTGAAGATTTTGGCAATAGATCACAAAATACTTGCCGGGCACTGAAACGTAAGAACCAGGGGAAGATATACAGCTGCATTTGTAATTCTATCAAACAAATCCGTCTTTTCATGGAACAAAAAATTGATGCGTCCGAGTTGGAGAATCGATTGTTTAGTGCAAAACCCAAGGAAATTACAAAAGTTGTTTCAAATCCTCGCAAGGGAAAAAGGAAGCGATGGATAGAAAGGGCCCTAGAAAGGGTCCTAGCAAAGAGTAAAGAGACGTCTGGGAATCCCGAGAAAAAATGTCACGTAGACATCAAAGTTTCGGCTCCACAAAATGTGAGCCAGGTCGGGACAAGCAAAGCAACATCAACTTCTTACGGAGGGATCAATAAGTCACAGGAGATTTTAATTGGTGTTTGTAATCAACTGAGTGAGGAGACATCTGGAAATCCCAAGAAAATCCGTCTTGAAGATATGAAAGTTCCGGCTCCACCGAATGTGAGCCAATTCAAAACAAGCAAAGCAACTTCAACTTCTTACAAAGGGATCGCTAAGTCACAGGAGAATTTAATCGGAGTTTCTAACCACGTAAGTGAAGAGACATCTAGGAATCCCAATAAAAAAGGTCCCATAAATGTTAAATTTCCAGTTCCACCAAATGTGAGTCAGGTTGGAGCAAGCAAAACAACTTCAACATCTTACGGACGAATTGATAAGTCACAGGAGACTTTAATTGGAGTTTGTAACCAACGTAGCGTTGCTGCTAACTCTTTTCAAGGATCCTGTGCCAGACCTGATATTCCACCCATTCAAGGTCATGGAGGTCAAAGTTTTATGCCACAGCGCCCACTTTCTGCTCCATGTTTTTTGCCAGGCCATCCATCTTCAACTCGCTCAGAGTATATACACCATGTTTCTCCACGGTTTCCGTCAGGTCGAGGATATGTTGAATGTAGACCGGAAGTAACTCATGTGGATCAATTCAGGGGTGCTTCATATATTCAACACCCAGTTTCTAATTCATCGGCATTGAGACCAAGTAGTTTAACGTCTCCCCATCAACCTTATTTTCCATCAGCTCCCTGGGGTAATCGTACAGGGCTGGGAAGCTCTCATACTCCTGACCCTTCATTCTTTTCAACACAAAGTTCGAACACCCCTGCTTATCGAGGAATTTCAGGTTTACAACCATATGGGCCTCATGGAAACCGTCTCCCTTTAGTACAGAGTTCGGACACCCCTGGTTATCGAGAAAATTCAGGTTATCAACCATATGGGCCTCGTGGAAACGGGTTCCCTTTGCCGCAGAGTTCGAATGCCCCTGATTATCGAGCAGATTCAGGTTATCAACCATATGGGCCTCATGGAAACGGGTTCCCTTTGCCACAGAGTTCGAATACCCCTGACTATCGAGCAATTTCAGGTTATCAACCATATGGGCCTCCTGGAAATGGGTTCCCTTTGCCGCAGAGTTCCAATGCCCCTGATTATCGAGCAAATTCAAGTTATCAACCATATGGGCCTCATGGAAACGGGTTCCCTTTGCGGCAGAGTTCGAATGCCCCTGACTATCGCGCAATTTCAGGTTATCAACCATACGGGCCTCCTGGAAATGGGTTCCCTCTGCCGCATAGTTCGAACACCCCTGATTATCGAGGATTTTCA
- the LOC141612265 gene encoding uncharacterized protein LOC141612265 isoform X1: MIEGEHCVPQDVLENAKRYELQKLEENKTMFVELSALETLLNDVYEKNRPCFQDYDDRSNLVCVFNQIAQEIYGNSCDDDNYPVVKEFGSFVMDLFNASCDLDLSINFSDNKDNADRLVQINTLKKFSKKFQKLQRKRIVSNVQLILSARVPVLKVTDCGTRVECDLSVGNLDGIVKSQIIRMISIVDERFRKLCILIKVWAKANDINSAKDGTINSFSLIQLVAFHLQTREIPILPPFSAILKDGLDPTTVNQNIQEFLNFGERNKESLAELFVSMLIKLESVNPLWRDGLCVSTYEGSWILNKLGCISIEDFGNRSQNTCRALKRKNQGKIYSCICNSIKQIRLFMEQKIDASELENRLFSAKPKEITKVVSNPRKGKRKRWIERALERVLAKSKETSGNPEKKCHVDIKVSAPQNVSQVGTSKATSTSYGGINKSQEILIGVCNQLSEETSGNPKKIRLEDMKVPAPPNVSQFKTSKATSTSYKGIAKSQENLIGVSNHVSEETSRNPNKKGPINVKFPVPPNVSQVGASKTTSTSYGRIDKSQETLIGVCNQRSVAANSFQGSCARPDIPPIQGHGGQSFMPQRPLSAPCFLPGHPSSTRSEYIHHVSPRFPSGRGYVECRPEVTHVDQFRGASYIQHPVSNSSALRPSSLTSPHQPYFPSAPWGNRTGLGSSHTPDPSFFSTQSSNTPAYRGISGLQPYGPHGNRLPLVQSSDTPGYRENSGYQPYGPRGNGFPLPQSSNAPDYRADSGYQPYGPHGNGFPLPQSSNTPDYRAISGYQPYGPPGNGFPLPQSSNAPDYRANSSYQPYGPHGNGFPLRQSSNAPDYRAISGYQPYGPPGNGFPLPHSSNTPDYRGFSGYQPCGSHGNRPP, from the exons ATGTCTTGGAGAATGCGAAGCGATATGAGCTTCAAAAACTTGAGGAGAACAAGACTATGTTTGTCGAGTTATCTGCTCTTGAGACTCTACTAAATGATGTTTATGAAAAAAACCGCCCCTGCTTTCAAGACTATGACGATAGAAGTAATCTTGTTTGTGTTTTTAATCAAATAGCACAAGAAATATATGGTAATTCAT GTGACGATGATAACTATCCAGTGGTGAAGGAATTTGGTTCGTTTGTAATGGACTTGTTCAATGCTAGTTGTGATCTAGATTTGTCAATTAATTTCAGTGACAACAAGGATAACGCTGATCGTTTGGTTCAAATCAATACGCTCAAGAAGTTTTCAAAAAAGTTCCAAAAACTTCAAA GGAAAAGGATTGTTTCCAATGTTCAGTTGATATTGTCAGCCAGGGTGCCTGTATTGAAAGTAACTGACTGTGGGACTAGAGTCGAATGTGATCTGTCTGTTGGCAACTTGGATGGTATAGTGAAATCTCAGATTATACGAATGATTTCGATAGTCGATGAAAGGTTCCGAAAGCTCTGTATTTTG ATTAAAGTTTGGGCAAAGGCAAATGATATCAACAGTGCCAAAGATGGGACCATCAATTCATTCTCTCTTATACAATTGGTGGCATTCCATTTGCAG ACTCGAGAAATCCCTATATTGCCTCCGTTTTCCGCCATATTAAAAG ATGGTTTGGACCCTACGACTGTCAACCAAAATATTCAGGAGTTTTTGAATTTTGGGGAAAGAAATAAAGAATCTCTCGCTGAGCTCTTTGTGTCTATGTTGATCAAG CTGGAGTCAGTGAACCCACTTTGGCGAGATGGGCTTTGTGTTAGCACTTATGAGGGATCATGGATATTGAACAAACTTGGTTGCATTAGT ATTGAAGATTTTGGCAATAGATCACAAAATACTTGCCGGGCACTGAAACGTAAGAACCAGGGGAAGATATACAGCTGCATTTGTAATTCTATCAAACAAATCCGTCTTTTCATGGAACAAAAAATTGATGCGTCCGAGTTGGAGAATCGATTGTTTAGTGCAAAACCCAAGGAAATTACAAAAGTTGTTTCAAATCCTCGCAAGGGAAAAAGGAAGCGATGGATAGAAAGGGCCCTAGAAAGGGTCCTAGCAAAGAGTAAAGAGACGTCTGGGAATCCCGAGAAAAAATGTCACGTAGACATCAAAGTTTCGGCTCCACAAAATGTGAGCCAGGTCGGGACAAGCAAAGCAACATCAACTTCTTACGGAGGGATCAATAAGTCACAGGAGATTTTAATTGGTGTTTGTAATCAACTGAGTGAGGAGACATCTGGAAATCCCAAGAAAATCCGTCTTGAAGATATGAAAGTTCCGGCTCCACCGAATGTGAGCCAATTCAAAACAAGCAAAGCAACTTCAACTTCTTACAAAGGGATCGCTAAGTCACAGGAGAATTTAATCGGAGTTTCTAACCACGTAAGTGAAGAGACATCTAGGAATCCCAATAAAAAAGGTCCCATAAATGTTAAATTTCCAGTTCCACCAAATGTGAGTCAGGTTGGAGCAAGCAAAACAACTTCAACATCTTACGGACGAATTGATAAGTCACAGGAGACTTTAATTGGAGTTTGTAACCAACGTAGCGTTGCTGCTAACTCTTTTCAAGGATCCTGTGCCAGACCTGATATTCCACCCATTCAAGGTCATGGAGGTCAAAGTTTTATGCCACAGCGCCCACTTTCTGCTCCATGTTTTTTGCCAGGCCATCCATCTTCAACTCGCTCAGAGTATATACACCATGTTTCTCCACGGTTTCCGTCAGGTCGAGGATATGTTGAATGTAGACCGGAAGTAACTCATGTGGATCAATTCAGGGGTGCTTCATATATTCAACACCCAGTTTCTAATTCATCGGCATTGAGACCAAGTAGTTTAACGTCTCCCCATCAACCTTATTTTCCATCAGCTCCCTGGGGTAATCGTACAGGGCTGGGAAGCTCTCATACTCCTGACCCTTCATTCTTTTCAACACAAAGTTCGAACACCCCTGCTTATCGAGGAATTTCAGGTTTACAACCATATGGGCCTCATGGAAACCGTCTCCCTTTAGTACAGAGTTCGGACACCCCTGGTTATCGAGAAAATTCAGGTTATCAACCATATGGGCCTCGTGGAAACGGGTTCCCTTTGCCGCAGAGTTCGAATGCCCCTGATTATCGAGCAGATTCAGGTTATCAACCATATGGGCCTCATGGAAACGGGTTCCCTTTGCCACAGAGTTCGAATACCCCTGACTATCGAGCAATTTCAGGTTATCAACCATATGGGCCTCCTGGAAATGGGTTCCCTTTGCCGCAGAGTTCCAATGCCCCTGATTATCGAGCAAATTCAAGTTATCAACCATATGGGCCTCATGGAAACGGGTTCCCTTTGCGGCAGAGTTCGAATGCCCCTGACTATCGCGCAATTTCAGGTTATCAACCATACGGGCCTCCTGGAAATGGGTTCCCTCTGCCGCATAGTTCGAACACCCCTGATTATCGAGGATTTTCA
- the LOC141612265 gene encoding uncharacterized protein LOC141612265 isoform X3, which yields MFVELSALETLLNDVYEKNRPCFQDYDDRSNLVCVFNQIAQEIYGNSCDDDNYPVVKEFGSFVMDLFNASCDLDLSINFSDNKDNADRLVQINTLKKFSKKFQKLQRKRIVSNVQLILSARVPVLKVTDCGTRVECDLSVGNLDGIVKSQIIRMISIVDERFRKLCILIKVWAKANDINSAKDGTINSFSLIQLVAFHLQTREIPILPPFSAILKDGLDPTTVNQNIQEFLNFGERNKESLAELFVSMLIKLESVNPLWRDGLCVSTYEGSWILNKLGCISIEDFGNRSQNTCRALKRKNQGKIYSCICNSIKQIRLFMEQKIDASELENRLFSAKPKEITKVVSNPRKGKRKRWIERALERVLAKSKETSGNPEKKCHVDIKVSAPQNVSQVGTSKATSTSYGGINKSQEILIGVCNQLSEETSGNPKKIRLEDMKVPAPPNVSQFKTSKATSTSYKGIAKSQENLIGVSNHVSEETSRNPNKKGPINVKFPVPPNVSQVGASKTTSTSYGRIDKSQETLIGVCNQRSVAANSFQGSCARPDIPPIQGHGGQSFMPQRPLSAPCFLPGHPSSTRSEYIHHVSPRFPSGRGYVECRPEVTHVDQFRGASYIQHPVSNSSALRPSSLTSPHQPYFPSAPWGNRTGLGSSHTPDPSFFSTQSSNTPAYRGISGLQPYGPHGNRLPLVQSSDTPGYRENSGYQPYGPRGNGFPLPQSSNAPDYRADSGYQPYGPHGNGFPLPQSSNTPDYRAISGYQPYGPPGNGFPLPQSSNAPDYRANSSYQPYGPHGNGFPLRQSSNAPDYRAISGYQPYGPPGNGFPLPHSSNTPDYRGFSGYQPCGSHGNRPP from the exons ATGTTTGTCGAGTTATCTGCTCTTGAGACTCTACTAAATGATGTTTATGAAAAAAACCGCCCCTGCTTTCAAGACTATGACGATAGAAGTAATCTTGTTTGTGTTTTTAATCAAATAGCACAAGAAATATATGGTAATTCAT GTGACGATGATAACTATCCAGTGGTGAAGGAATTTGGTTCGTTTGTAATGGACTTGTTCAATGCTAGTTGTGATCTAGATTTGTCAATTAATTTCAGTGACAACAAGGATAACGCTGATCGTTTGGTTCAAATCAATACGCTCAAGAAGTTTTCAAAAAAGTTCCAAAAACTTCAAA GGAAAAGGATTGTTTCCAATGTTCAGTTGATATTGTCAGCCAGGGTGCCTGTATTGAAAGTAACTGACTGTGGGACTAGAGTCGAATGTGATCTGTCTGTTGGCAACTTGGATGGTATAGTGAAATCTCAGATTATACGAATGATTTCGATAGTCGATGAAAGGTTCCGAAAGCTCTGTATTTTG ATTAAAGTTTGGGCAAAGGCAAATGATATCAACAGTGCCAAAGATGGGACCATCAATTCATTCTCTCTTATACAATTGGTGGCATTCCATTTGCAG ACTCGAGAAATCCCTATATTGCCTCCGTTTTCCGCCATATTAAAAG ATGGTTTGGACCCTACGACTGTCAACCAAAATATTCAGGAGTTTTTGAATTTTGGGGAAAGAAATAAAGAATCTCTCGCTGAGCTCTTTGTGTCTATGTTGATCAAG CTGGAGTCAGTGAACCCACTTTGGCGAGATGGGCTTTGTGTTAGCACTTATGAGGGATCATGGATATTGAACAAACTTGGTTGCATTAGT ATTGAAGATTTTGGCAATAGATCACAAAATACTTGCCGGGCACTGAAACGTAAGAACCAGGGGAAGATATACAGCTGCATTTGTAATTCTATCAAACAAATCCGTCTTTTCATGGAACAAAAAATTGATGCGTCCGAGTTGGAGAATCGATTGTTTAGTGCAAAACCCAAGGAAATTACAAAAGTTGTTTCAAATCCTCGCAAGGGAAAAAGGAAGCGATGGATAGAAAGGGCCCTAGAAAGGGTCCTAGCAAAGAGTAAAGAGACGTCTGGGAATCCCGAGAAAAAATGTCACGTAGACATCAAAGTTTCGGCTCCACAAAATGTGAGCCAGGTCGGGACAAGCAAAGCAACATCAACTTCTTACGGAGGGATCAATAAGTCACAGGAGATTTTAATTGGTGTTTGTAATCAACTGAGTGAGGAGACATCTGGAAATCCCAAGAAAATCCGTCTTGAAGATATGAAAGTTCCGGCTCCACCGAATGTGAGCCAATTCAAAACAAGCAAAGCAACTTCAACTTCTTACAAAGGGATCGCTAAGTCACAGGAGAATTTAATCGGAGTTTCTAACCACGTAAGTGAAGAGACATCTAGGAATCCCAATAAAAAAGGTCCCATAAATGTTAAATTTCCAGTTCCACCAAATGTGAGTCAGGTTGGAGCAAGCAAAACAACTTCAACATCTTACGGACGAATTGATAAGTCACAGGAGACTTTAATTGGAGTTTGTAACCAACGTAGCGTTGCTGCTAACTCTTTTCAAGGATCCTGTGCCAGACCTGATATTCCACCCATTCAAGGTCATGGAGGTCAAAGTTTTATGCCACAGCGCCCACTTTCTGCTCCATGTTTTTTGCCAGGCCATCCATCTTCAACTCGCTCAGAGTATATACACCATGTTTCTCCACGGTTTCCGTCAGGTCGAGGATATGTTGAATGTAGACCGGAAGTAACTCATGTGGATCAATTCAGGGGTGCTTCATATATTCAACACCCAGTTTCTAATTCATCGGCATTGAGACCAAGTAGTTTAACGTCTCCCCATCAACCTTATTTTCCATCAGCTCCCTGGGGTAATCGTACAGGGCTGGGAAGCTCTCATACTCCTGACCCTTCATTCTTTTCAACACAAAGTTCGAACACCCCTGCTTATCGAGGAATTTCAGGTTTACAACCATATGGGCCTCATGGAAACCGTCTCCCTTTAGTACAGAGTTCGGACACCCCTGGTTATCGAGAAAATTCAGGTTATCAACCATATGGGCCTCGTGGAAACGGGTTCCCTTTGCCGCAGAGTTCGAATGCCCCTGATTATCGAGCAGATTCAGGTTATCAACCATATGGGCCTCATGGAAACGGGTTCCCTTTGCCACAGAGTTCGAATACCCCTGACTATCGAGCAATTTCAGGTTATCAACCATATGGGCCTCCTGGAAATGGGTTCCCTTTGCCGCAGAGTTCCAATGCCCCTGATTATCGAGCAAATTCAAGTTATCAACCATATGGGCCTCATGGAAACGGGTTCCCTTTGCGGCAGAGTTCGAATGCCCCTGACTATCGCGCAATTTCAGGTTATCAACCATACGGGCCTCCTGGAAATGGGTTCCCTCTGCCGCATAGTTCGAACACCCCTGATTATCGAGGATTTTCA